One Coffea arabica cultivar ET-39 chromosome 5e, Coffea Arabica ET-39 HiFi, whole genome shotgun sequence DNA segment encodes these proteins:
- the LOC113708315 gene encoding uncharacterized protein, which yields MNIPEFKGRSNPEAFLEWLSKIEMVFSCQNYTEEQKVQLATMKFTEYAVVWWDQIKKSRRRNGLPELVAWPEFLVMMRTRFVPRHYTRDLYHRLQTLVQGNRSVDEYHKDIEILMLRVDVQEDPEATMARFLNGLRLEIAERVELQHYMELHELVDKVIKVEQRLKRRGNTRMTFSNTANSTNRPFQPRNDSRPSRNAPTPKQRFEGGKVGNSNVGKPPSSVPKFEEPRVHTRARDTRCFKCQGRVHIASQCPNQRTMIMMQHGEIVSEDKAENEGIPPLEGGSDGESPNEEEHNAPEGHFGTTLVARRALTARVKEDELQRENIFYTRCFVNQALCSVIVDSGSCTNVASSLMVDNLKLPTRDHPRPYKFQWLNNSGEVRVTKQVLISFQIHKYSDEVLCDVVPMQASHIILGRPWQFDRQVTFDGVTNKYSFLYNSKKVTLAPLSPKQVHEDQLKLQQEFERYSGKKKENKRAEAKKERKNAIDSSASEVKFEGKQMLLIKAKKVRKLMRDEQPLLMLVSKEVALHVHELDIDIPLEVKSLLQEYADDFPEDVPSGLPPLRGIEHQIDFIPGVSLPNRPGYKSNSEETKELQRQVDELLSKGWACESLSPCAVPVILVPKKYGTWRMCTDCRAVNAITVKYRHPIPRLDDMLDELHGAVFFTKIDLKRGYHQIRIKEGDEWKTAFKTKYGLYEWLVMVFGLTNAPSTFMRLMNHVLRQFLGKFVVVYFDDILIYSKSYDEHLEHIKAVMDVLRREKLYANLKKCNFCTNELVFLGLVISA from the coding sequence ATGAACATCCCTGAATTCAAAGGACGGTCCAACCCCGAGGCCTTTCTAGAATGGTTATCCAAGATCGAAATGGTCTTTTCTTGCCAAAACTACACCGAGGAGCAAAAGGTACAGTTGGCAACCATGAAATTCACTGAGTACGCGgtggtttggtgggaccaaatcAAGAAGTCTAGAAGGAGAAATGGGCTTCCTGAGCTCGTTGCATGGCCCGAGTTTCTAGTCATGATGCGCACCCGCTTTGTACCTAGACATTACACTAGGGATTTGTACCACCGATTACAAACCTTAGTCCAGGGCAACCGGAGTGTGGATGAGTACCATAAGGATATAGAGATCCTGATGCTTAGAGTGGATGTACAGGAGGATCCTGAAGCCACCATGGCGAGATTCCTGAACGGGTTAAGACTCGAAATCGCTGAACGAGTAGAACTTCAACATTATATGGAGTTGCATGAGCTTGTTGACAAGGTCATTAAGGTCGAGcaaaggctcaagaggaggggtaacaCTCGAATGACTTTCAGCAATACCGCCAACTCTACCAACCGGCCATTCCAACCACGGAATGATTCTCGGCCTTCGCGAAATGCTCCTACACCCAAGCAGAGATTCGAGGGAGGTAAGGTGGGTAATTCTAATGTGGGGAAACCACCCTCTTCGGTTCCGAAGTTTGAGGAGCCTAGGGTACACACTAGAGCTCGTGATACTCggtgcttcaaatgccaaggtagGGTCCATATTGCTAGTCAATGTCCCAACCAAAGGACTATGATTATGATGCAACATGGCGAGATCGTGAGCGAGGATAAAGCCGAGAATGAAGGTATTCCACCTCTTGAAGGAGGTAGTGATGGTGAGTCGCCAAATGAAGAGGAACATAATGCACCCGAGGGACATTTTGGGACTACCCTAGTTGCAAGGAGAGCATTGACTGCAcgtgttaaggaggacgagctcCAACGGGAGAACATCTTCTACACCAGGTGCTTCGTCAACCAAGCACTTTGTAGTGTGATTGTCGATAGTGGGAGCTGCACAAATGTAGCTAGTTCACTCATGGTGGACAACTTGAAGCTGCCTACAAGGGATCACCCACGGCCCTACAAATTCCAATGGCTCAACAATTCTGGGGAGGTTCGAGTAACCAAACAGGTTCTTATATCCTTCCAAATTCATAAATACTCTGATGAGGTATTATGTGATGTAGTCCCTATGCAGGCTAGTCACATTATACTAGGTAGGCCATGGCAGTTTGACAGGCAGGTAACTTTTGATGGTGTGACTAATAAGTATAGCTTCTTGTACAATAGTAAGAAAGTCACCCTAGCTCCCCTTTCTCCAAAACAAGTGCATGAGGACCAATTGAAATTGCAACAAGAGTTTGAGAGGTATagtggaaaaaagaaagaaaataagagaGCCGAggcaaaaaaagagaggaaaaatgcTATAGATAGCTCGGCAAGTGAGGTAAAATTCGAGGGAAAACAAATGCTCCTGATAAAAgccaagaaagtgaggaagttaATGAGAGATGAGCAGCCACTTCTTATGCTTGTTAGCAAAGAAGTAGCTCTGCATGTGCATGAACTTGATATTGACATACCTCTGGAGGTTAAGTCTCTTTTACAGGAATATGCTGATGACTTCCCCGAGGATGTGCCAAGTGGATTGCCGCCACTTAGAGgcattgagcatcaaattgatttcatccCTGGGGTTTCATTGCCAAATCGACCAGGTTACAAGAGCAACTCGGAGGAGACTAAGGagttgcaaaggcaagtggatGAGTTGCTTAGCAAAGGATGGGCATGTGAGAGCTTAAGCCCGTGTGCTGTCCCAGTCATTTTGGTGCCCAAAAAATATGGTACTTGGAGAATGTGCACCGATTGTAGAGCCGTAAATGCCATCACCGTAAAGTATCGCCACCCTATACCTCGCttagatgacatgcttgatgagtTACATGGGGCTGTGTTCTTTACCAAAATTGATCTCAAAAGGGGATACCATCAAATTAGGATTAAggagggggatgaatggaaaactgccTTCAAAACTAAGTATGGATTGTATGAGTGGTTAGTGATGGTTTTTGggctaactaatgcacctagtaccttcatgaggttaatgaaccatgttctgCGTCAATTCTTAGGGAAATTTGTGGTAGTTTACTTTGACGATATCCTAATTTATAGCAAATCTTATGATGAACACTTAGAGCATATTAAGGCTGTTATGGATGTACTTCGAAGAGAGAAGCTCTATGCCAATCTCAAGAAGTGCAATTTTTGCactaatgagcttgtgtttctaGGACTTGTTATAAGTGCGTAG